The genomic DNA ATTACAAAGATGGGCTAAAGAtataataaatgtataaataaaagagGGAAATGTGGGTTTTACTACAGTGAAAGTACAAAACAATGCAAGAGCttgaaataaatactgaaaaaattACTACACTCAGACTAGTGGGAATTTCCCTTGTGCATAGCTGTCTGCTTCCCTCAATGCTCGGCTTCTCTTTCCCTACTTTCTTTTATGTTTCATCAGATACTAATTACTTCGAGCTTTCGCTTTTGTTTATAGTCTCACTGACAGGAAAAAGAGTCATACACTCACATGATGAGTGATGCAcaggagagaaaaacaacagacCAATGCAACTCCCTCAGCTGACCTCTTTTGGCAACAAAAATCCAAATGCAACAACTataaaaccttcattttattcAGTGTGTAGTCTGGGCAACTGTTACAGCTAACTATTTAAACCAGGGAAAACTGGTGCCACTCAGTGGCACTCTAAATGGTTTATTTAAGGGTGTATTGCTCAGACTAGAAGAGTTCCTAGTGATAGGAAGTGAACTTGATGAGCTACCTCATGGAGTAACCGGTCCAGAGATCCATTGCTCATGAACTCCGTGACTATGCAGAAGATACGAGGCTCATTGCAGACACCAAAGATCTGGATGATGTAGTTGAACCTGGCTTTGTGGAGTACCTCGGCCTCCTTCAGCAGGCAGTTCCTCTCTCTGAAACACAGCCAGACacagaataaataacaaaaacaaaacagcactgACAGCACTTTTGTGATAGTGAGGTAAATGAATATTTAAGATAAAAACCTTCTAGAAACACAGACCAAAAATGCAGAATACAATCTTGCTGAAACTCTTGATTACACAGAGGAGTAAAGATGTTACATGCAGGTATCTGAGAATTTCTCACTTGTGAATTTGTGCAGAAATGTTTTAGATGTGATGTGAGCAGAATGACCCATTACTAGGTGACCAATAAATACCAAACTGAGTCATGATGTCTGGACATTTGACTGAAATCCAGTTGGGCTGGTTCACTGTTGTTGGGAAAGACAGAGTTTTGTGAAACAAGCTTAAGAATTTCACATTAAAAGGTGGACTTAATTTTATAACAGAGTGGTATATTTGCATACCTCCAGAAATAAAGAATGAGtgtaggatttaaaaaaaaaaaaaaatattgtgcagTTCAGATTTGTGCCAGTCTGAGCAAACTAGCCCTCTAGCTGGAAGTCACTGGACACGTAAGCCACAGAGACTCTTTAGCCTTTTCCCTGCCAGAGGAATGAAAAACCTGCTCGAGCACTCTGAACACATTTCATTGAAATGTACAGGaaggcctcacatttgactcaaaTTAGGTCAAGTGCTGCAGCTGTTACTGTGGAGTAAGTACAGGCAGACTTTACTGCATCATCCTGAAACAGCACAAAGTTTTTCTGTATTAGTGCAATTCATCTATAAATGGCTCAAATGTGTCTCCGTGACCAAGACCTTGTTACGTGAAGTTGTCTGATCGGTGTTGAGTACCTTTCTATAACTGGAGAGTCGAGCTTCAGGCACTTGACGGCCACAGTGGTCCTCCAGTCGGAGTGCTTCCCCTTGAACACGGTGCCGAAGCCCCCTCCGCTCAGGTAGTACAGGTCCGTCAGTTTATTCTGGGGGATCACCGGCAAGGTGCTGGTCAGGCTGCCGATATCCAAACAGCCCGCAGTTGGCTCCATAGCAGTTTCTGAATCCCTTACGCGAAGGCTCTCAGGATTTATCTCTCACGGGGTTGGCCAATAAAGGCAGAACTACCTCTTTTGGTATAAACGCAAAGAGGAACTGCGCTCCTGCATGCCACAACGTAGCCGACTGCTAGCATGCTAAGCTAACATTAATGTTGCAGAGGAGGGGGCGAGCAGAAAAAACAGAGCAGCCGATAAACAGCGAGTCCGCTGACCGGCGACAGCTGTCGTTCACCCAGCGACTACAGTTAAATGTGCGCAGCACCCAAAGcgaaacaacaacaagaagagcGCAGCTGAGCTCCGCGCTCATTTAAGCAGGTGCGTTTGTTGTTGCTAATGACGACACGCTTCCGGCTTTTACGAGATGCGTTCACGAGTGTAGGTTTGGAGAACTTCAGACAGTTGACCCTGTTTTCCAAGCAGCCCTCTGAGCGCATTCAGAATCCCAGTACAAATATGGATAACAGCGAGGTAAGTCTAGGAAAAACACTGAGGAGGCACGCTGTTAAAATACCATAAATCATAAATGAGCCTTTAACTCAACTTTAGTTTCAGTTTCGCTGAAACAAAGATCCGCCTCCTGCGGCATGAGACCAATTGGTAATATTGGGATTTTTAGCATCGggaatcccccccccccaaaacaggGGCTTTCCTACAGATATGTCGACGCTAAAGACATGTCAAAATACGATGTTCGTGTCATGTGATCATAAGTAGCACTTTCTCTTTTCAGAAGCAGTatagatttcagtttttcagtgttATTTTAGACATCCTGATAGCAGATTTTTAGAGGATCTTATACAAACTGTTCAAATAAGACAGTTAAATGcatgatgtcttgataaactttattattattattattgatttttttttaggtatttattCTTTGATCGCTCCAAATTTGAGTTTATGTGATAATTGGGCCTTTTGGTAAGTCACAGTTAGTGTTAATTTATTGAAATTATaggtattttttttgttttaaatttgacCTTTTACAAGTGCGTTGTTGCGATTTACTGaaacaggaatgtttttgtgctgttggatGAGACACACCATAAAGCACATGACTCTGTGTCCCTCTGTAATCTGAAACCGAGAACAGGCTTTCAACAAATCAGGTACTATGATACTGCTTACGTGGATGTCACCCAAACTGCCTTGTGTTTTTGATGAGCCAGCAAGAGTATGGAGTGAGACAATCCCTGCACAGATCAGGTGGGAAACAAAGCTTGATTCTATAAAACCCTGTGCTGTAGTTCCTTCACCCGCTCTGACTcactggaaatgtttgcactgaTCCGCTGTAAGTACACTACCATGCTCTCTGTGCATGTCCATGTGGTTCCCTCTGTGTTTATTCTAATTCACCATGTGTCCTTGTTCACAGTACGTCACTAAGACCACCACAGATGGCTATTCCATTTACTCCAGTACCTTTTCCAGTGGACCGGGTCAGCGTGAGCAGGTCTTGTTGCAAAAGAGCTTCTCCCATACATATCGACTCTTCATCTGCAAACTGTGAGCACTCACCTCCTAAAAGCAGAGGAGATGGTCCCACTGTAGATCCTACTGTAGATGAGACTTGTGGGAGACCAAGAGGAGGCCTGACAGATGGGCCATCCAGACAGCACAGAGGTGAAATGAGCTATGGGGAGAGCTGGATGGAGAGACCCATTATTCTGACACTGCTCGGCCACGAGATCTTGGAGGAGAGGGCAAAGTTCACGGTAGGGATTTAAAGGGAGGGCTCTTCTTTTCCTGCAGACAAGACGCCAAACTTTATCctgatgtaaaaaaacaaacaaacaaaagaaaaaccaaagaaaaaaaggatctCATATTTAGGGGTTTCCAAAATTGTGCAATCATGCATTTTTAAGTAAGCacatttttacatatatatattatatgtgcgtgtgtgttagcTGCataataaaacaagtaaaagtcaCATGTTCAAGTCAAGAGAGCCAAGAACAAACTGTGCAAACTGTGTTAACAAGGGCAGGACCTTAAAAGCCTGCAATAAAAGCTTGTTGGATTTTTACTTTCATAAATAACATCATTGTTGGCTAAATTTCAcacaatatttgttttttggaaaGGATTTAGCTGAGTGGGCAAAAAAATGAGTGAATTACAAAAGTTGTAATTGCTGATGCTGAGGGTGTCAGTTGAACACGCTGCCTTATTCACAAGGGAACACCAAAGCAGGCCACGCCACATGTTtggaacattttcttttttatcggATATGGGATTTGCATCTCCTTTCAGGATCAGTCAGATTAGGCAGATGTGCAAACCGTTACACTGTGGAACCAGAGGAACTCATatcattttaaaacttgtttagcaaaagagaaagaaagggcTGGAACAgggaataaaacaataaaacaatcctCTGATTGTTTCAGCATGTCTGTTAGAATGGCCAAATAAATTGGTTCATTTGAGATTTGTCAGCGACCGGAGTTTTGTGTTGGCGCTCTGCCTTTGGGAATTCCACGCTGGACTGTCGTGGTTTTGTCTTAGCACCACGGATGAAAGTCGTCATCACAGactgaagaaataaaacaactaGTAAGAGAGAGCAGCTGTTGGCTTTCTAAATAAAGAACTTGCTGTCAATAATTCAGATTTAATTTTATAATATGCATGTGGCTGCCTGAGCAGCATTGCTTTCTGAAAGCATGCTTGTAATGACATCTCATTCAGTTTTATGCTGATGTACACCCAGACAGCAAGACGAATCCACTCACTCTGAGAAAACCTGAACAACAGTGACAGGAATAATATTGCAGTTTACAGTTTGTTGTGAGAAGAGGGGTGAAATACGCCACCCAGACTTTCTTAATGTGTTATAAACGCTTTATTACAGATCATCTTATTGACATTACAGCTGTTTTTAAAGGATGCATTTACAGTTCCTTATATATGTTGTACTATCCTACTGCTCTTGCTCTTATGTGCACCTGAAATGCACACGCGTACAGTGTCAACTTGCTAAGGCACTCAGTGCAAACCAATACATGTGTCTGTTATTTGTCATATAGTCGTCTGTGCTCTGTAGGTTTATAAAATCCTGGTGGCGGGGAGTCAGGGAGACAGCTGGGTGATCTTCAGAAGATACACAGACTTCTGCAGGCTCAGTGACAAGGTGAGAAGATATCGTGCACCTCAGCAGCTACATATTAGTGAAGCAGCTTATATATTCATTGTGGTGAAATGACGTGCCGTGAGGAGCCCGGAGAGGCTGGAGGGGGTAGATTATATATGGCAAATGCTTCAGCACTTGAGTGTCAGTGACTATTACTTTGCTCGATCAGTCTTAACcaacaactttttttccacatgcagTTAAAGGATGGTTTAgctgcatgtggaaaaatgTGGATGTGCATGTGGATTGGTTTGAGGGCCACAACAATCTGCTGCCTGATTTGTTCAGTACGCTCTCTTTGTTGGGCGCACATGTTGCACCCCTGAATCGGGGAGAATATAACTTGAGTTAAGAACAACACAGCGACTGTTCAGCTCGCAGCCAGTCTATTTAATGACAGGGATAGAACCAGCACTCCCCCTACAGGTGTATGCTGTAGGTGAAGTGATACTGTGAAGCTATCAAACATAAAGTAAATTAGTCAGACTAATGAAAAACCTATAAAGTGACATTTTCCCTCATGCATTTGTCTGATACACATGCAGACCTCGCTGCAACTGTTCTTTCATTTGCGGCACCGTGATTCAGCGACGCTTTCGGCTCTCGTTGATGTGATATTGTTGCCATAGTGATTCTGCTTTCCCGTTTTTGCCCTTTTTGCTCGTCGCCTTGACGCAGCTTCAAGAGCTTTTCCCCAGCTTTCATCCAGCCCTGCCTCCTAAGCGCTGGCTCAAAAACAACTATGACGAGGAGTTTCTAGAAGGGAGAAAGGCTGGACTGCAGACCTTTTTGGAGAACCTAGTGTTACACAAAGAAGTCCtcagaaggtgtgtgtgtgtgcatgtgttgtgacttttttttcagTACTACTCTAGTGGGTGACCTGAATCGTGTTTAATTCTGACCTGTACATAAAACCCTTTGGTTCCCCAGTGAAGCTGCAAGACGCTTTCTGTGTTTGGTTGAAGCACCGAGTCCGTTTGACAGCCTGGAGGAAAGCAGGGTGAGGACACGTTGCTCTCAAAGATATTGTCTCAGGGGCTGAATGTGAAGAAAGTTGTGTATCTCAAACACCCTCTGGCTACTGTGTGGCGTGCAGGCCTTTTGTGAGAGTCTCGAGGAAACTCACCTTCGTCTTCAGAGTGAACTCGCGGACAAGCAGAGAGAGGCCGACAGGCTGAAGAAGActttggaggagagagagaaccGTCTCAACCTGCTGCTAAAAGAAGCCAagtaattatgtttttgttgcacaGCCGGAAACACAGTAAAGCAGGAGCTGTATGCTGTGCTGAAACTGTTCATTTCCCCCGTCTCACACAGATCCCTGTCACTTTCTGCTGAGAGCTTTGAAGCTTCAACAATCTTCACCCCCACAGACAGTGACACAGAGGACATGCAGTGACTGACAtggacaaagaaacaaactgtaAATAACATATCGAACCAACAAATCTAATCTCAGTCACctaacactgttttttttaatgtcggTGTTAATGATCAATAATGTTTTCTCTATTTTCTTCTCTAGGTGACAGTGACATGTGCAAGTGGTCATCAGACATCCTGCTGGTTCCTCTTAAACCCAAGTCCACAAGAAAGTCTATGATGTGACCACCGCAGTGCGAAACAATCTTTGGATGCAGTTTAATCTAACCCCTGCCATGCATATGTTTATTTGATTCTTTTCAGGGTGTCATTAAGAGTACTACCTCAAAATACCAAGCACATAGAAGTCCCATAATGTGTATATACTACATATTATGCTGCCTAATGAGGGAAAAAATCTAATAGATTCTAAtactatttatttttaatttctaagCAATGTATTCAATTCATTTCGATGACAATGTTTCATTGATCTTGAATTTTAGTGTACACAAGCTCTTTTTGAAGCAtaggaaatatgaaaaaacaaaatgaccaCAAGGGGGCACTGTAATACAATAACAGTTTGAGAAAGCAAACATCTGAGTGAGAGGGACACTGGGAACTTGATGTTCTGTTCTTATCTCGCACGGGGACATTTCTGTAAGATTTAAGTGCAGAGAAGCACAAAAGCTGGGGAGAGATGTTTTCCTCTTGAGTAGTGAATAACAGCTCGCAATCAATGAAGGAagcctgtgtgaatgtgtgtgtgtgagagagatccACATCCATCCAAGTAAAGCCTCATTCATGCGCCCTCGTTATCACACTGAATGGCCatgttgtttcctttcactcATTCTGTTTGAGTCACTGAATAAATCAGATATGTGTGGCTTATCCGAGGTCATGAAGGCTACTTTTATGCTTCTTTTATGCCGCTGTGAGCAGGTTGGTGCTTAATTATTAGATTTGTACAATGAAAACATTCGACTGAATGTGAGTGGGTTGTATAAAAAACAATCAGAGAGCaaattaataatgataataataataataaaacattcaCTGTGAAAAACAGGTTGTCCATAGTCAGATATATAAACACACTTACAGCTTGCTTGGCTGCAGAAAAACATTCATACTCTTTAAAGGATCCAATGAGTCTGGCCACAGCTTACCCAGCAGCTGTGAAATATTGTTTTGAGGTGGGCAGAAAGAATGATGTATTTCACAGTGTTACTGCATGAAGAGATGCAGGTGGCACAGTGGTTTGTTTAATTATGAAGGACAAATCAGgtggcaaaaaacaaagaattaatgatttaattttatagtttttatcATTTCTCTGATTGTTTATTATCGGTCCATTTGCTTAAGGTTATCAGGGCCGTGGGAGGGAGGCGGTGGAGTGTGAGGGTGGTGGTTAAATGATCACTGTTTAGTACAGGCATTTGTGGCCTCCCAAGACTTTCTCTGGCACTGACACTAAGTTTGGTGTTTTACAAACATTGTCCCTGTGGGATGGATTACTATAAAAtttccaaccatccatccatcagtcaATCAATTTCTTAACCACTTGTCCAATTGAAGGCTGGAGGGGAGCTggaacctatcccagctgtcatggggAAAGATGCCTGGACAGGTCACCCGTCTGTCACGGGGCTaactcagagacacagacaatTATTCCCGCTCACATTCAGAAGGAGAACATTCAAACTGCACAGGAAGATCCCAGCTGGCTGGTGGATTCGTATCCAGGACCGTCTTTTTCCTTCGCCACCATCAGCAGGTTAAGTGTTATATACTTAACATTGCAGTGGTTAACATGTGTGACTTGCACATGAAAGATCACAAGTTGGAAACTGGGAGAAGACATGAACCCAGCATCAGGGAGCCACAAGCTAGTGCACTCCCAGTGCTCCTTCCAAGCACTGAGGTCTGTGTCAGGAAGGCTTCCAGTGCTAAACCCACTATGTGGATTGATttgctgtggcgaccccttgGAAAATAAAAGATTGACTGAAAGTACCATTATACTAATGAGAAAATGTCTAAACTAAGGTTTTGAACCTGATTATTTTTTCCTCTTAGTATTTAGttcattgaattgaatttttaaGATATTATCATTATACTATTATAAAGCATATATACAAGAAAACAACTCATCCAGACTTAAATAAAAGTTAAGTTGAAGCTCACTTTGACCACTCTTTTTAAAGATGCCTATTACAAGCAGCCCAATCAAATCTTTGACTGTCTCACTACACTTGTAAGAAATGGCCACTTGCAGTGAGAGTTATATACAACTCCATTTCTAAAAAATTTGGGATGttgtataaaatgtaaattaaaaccAAATACAACAGTTTTCAAATCTCAAAAGctcatgttttattcacaatagaaccaGAAACcatgttaaatgtttaaactgataTATTTCactatttcatgaaaaaatGGTCATTTTGACTGTGATGTCAGCAACAcgtccaaaaaagttgggaaaaACCTGGAAAAGTAAGTGCTGCTAAAAAGAATGGCGTTGAAGAATATTATGTAACTAAGCAAGTTAACTGACagcaggtcagtaacatgattgggcataaaaagagcatcttcgAGAGGCAGAGCTTCTCAGAAGTAAAAATGTGCAGAAGTTTACCACGATGATGTTGTAAAGACAGCAATAATCTCATCTACAGCACATAATGTTGTCAAAATGTTCAGataatctggagaaatctctgtgtgcaaggGACAAGGGTGAAATATTGGATGCTCGTGATGTTTGGGCTCAGAGAGCACTGCAGTAATAACAGGGATGATTCTGACGTGGA from Pelmatolapia mariae isolate MD_Pm_ZW linkage group LG18, Pm_UMD_F_2, whole genome shotgun sequence includes the following:
- the LOC134616510 gene encoding sorting nexin-16-like, with translation MAIPFTPVPFPVDRVSVSRSCCKRASPIHIDSSSANCEHSPPKSRGDGPTVDPTVDETCGRPRGGLTDGPSRQHRGEMSYGESWMERPIILTLLGHEILEERAKFTVYKILVAGSQGDSWVIFRRYTDFCRLSDKLQELFPSFHPALPPKRWLKNNYDEEFLEGRKAGLQTFLENLVLHKEVLRSEAARRFLCLVEAPSPFDSLEESRAFCESLEETHLRLQSELADKQREADRLKKTLEERENRLNLLLKEAKSLSLSAESFEASTIFTPTDSDTEDMQ